The Castor canadensis chromosome 13, mCasCan1.hap1v2, whole genome shotgun sequence genome has a window encoding:
- the Sh2d3c gene encoding SH2 domain-containing protein 3C isoform X2, giving the protein MPAPVTCTATWAPCLVLASREFRTNGLPRRPRRATGELEAAGDYVKFSKEKYILDSSPEKLHKELEEELKLSSTDLRSHAWYHGRIPREVSETLVQRNGDFLIRDSLTSLGDYVLTCRWRNQALHFKINKVVVKAGESYTHIQYLFEQESFDHVPALVRYHVGSRKAVSEQSGAIIYCPVNRTFPLRYLEASYGLGQGSGKAASPASPSGSKGSHMKRRSVTMTDGLTADKVTRSDGCPTSTSLPHPRDSIRNCALSMDQIPDLHSPLSPISESPSSPAYSTVTRVHATPAVPSATALPASPVTRRSSEPQLCPGSAPKPPGELDKGPHASPTHTLCKASPSPSLSSYSDPDSGHYCQLQPPVRGSREWAAVEASNRQAKSYGERLKELSENGTPEGDWGKAFTVPVVESTSSFNPATFQSLLIPKDNRPLEVGLLRKVKELLSEVDARTLARHVTKVDCLVARILGVTKEMQTLMGVRWGMELLTLPHGRQLRLDLLERFHTMSIMLAVDILGCTGSAEERAALLHKTIQLAAELRGTMGNMFSFAAVMGALDMAQVSRLEQTWVMLRQRYTEGAILYEKKLKPFLKSLNEGKEGPPLSNTTFPHVLPLISLLECDSAPAEGPEPWGSTEHGVEVVLAHLEAARTVAHHGGLYHTNAEVKLQGFQARPELLEVFSTEFQMRLLWGSQGASSSQARRYEKFDKVLTALSHKLEPAVRSSEL; this is encoded by the exons ttctccaaggaaaaataCATTCTGGACTCCTCGCCAGAAAAACTGCACAAGGAGCTGGAGGAAGAACTGAAGCTTAGCAGCACAGACCTCCGCAGCCATGCCTGGTACCATGGCCGCATCCCCCGAGAG GTCTCAGAAACCCTGGTGCAGCGCAATGGTGACTTTCTCATCCGGGACTCACTTACCAGCCTGGGGGACTATGTGCTCACCTGCCGCTGGCGCAACCAGGCCTTGCATTTCAAGATCAACAAGGTGGTGGTGAAGGCAGGCGAGAGCTATACCCACATCCAGTACCTGTTTGAGCAGGAGAGCTTCGATCACGTGCCTGCCCTCGTGCGCTATCATGTGGGCAGTCGCAAGGCTGTGTCAGAGCAGAGCGGAGCCATCATCTACTGCCCTGTCAACCGCACCTTCCCACTGCGCTACCTTGAGGCCAGCTATGGCCTGGGCCAGGGCAGTGGCAAGGCTGCCAGTCCTGCCAGCCCCTCAGGTTCCAAAGGCAGCCACATGAAGCGGCGCAGTGTCACCATGACTGACGGGCTCACTGCTGACAAGGTCACACGCAGCGATGGCTGCCCTACCAG CACATCACTGCCCCATCCCCGGGACTCCATCCGCAACTGTGCCCTCAGCATGGACCAGATCCCAGACCTGCACTCGCCCCTGTCCCCCATCTCTGAGAGCCCCAGCTCCCCCGCCTACAGCACTG TAACCCGTGTCCACGCCACCCCTGCAGTCCCATCTGCCACAGCACTGCCAGCCTCCCCTGTTACCCGCCGCTCCAGTGAGCCCCAGCTATGTCCTGGAAGTGCCCCAAAGCCCCCTGGGGAGTTGGACAAGGGTCCTCATGCCAGTCCCACCCACACCCTCTGCAAGGCCTCTCCATCACCATCACTCAGTAGCTACAGCGACCCGGACTCTGGCCATTACTGCCAGCTCCAGCCTCCTGTCCGTGGCAGCCGAGAGTGGGCAGCAGTGGAGGCCTCTAACCGGCAGGCCAAGAGCTATGGGGAGAGGCTAAAAGAACTGTCAGAAAATGGGACCCCTGAGGGGGATTGGGGCAAGGCCTTCACAGTCCCTGTTGTGGAATCCACTTCTTCCTTCAACCCGGCCACCTTCCAGTCACTACTGATCCCCAAGGATAACCGGCCACTGGAGGTGGGCCTTCTGCGCAAGGTCAAGGAGCTGCTGTCAGAGGTAGACGCACGGACACTGGCTCGGCATGTCACCAAGGTTGACTGCCTG GTTGCTAGGATACTGGGCGTTACCAAGGAGATGCAGACCCTAATGGGAGTCCGTTGGGGCATGGAGCTGCTCACCCTCCCCCATGGCCGGCAGCTACGACTAGACCTGCTGGAAAG GTTCCACACCATGTCCATCATGCTGGCGGTGGACATTCTTGGCTGCACGGGCTCCGCGGAGGAGCGGGCGGCGCTCCTGCACAAGACCATCCAGCTGGCGGCGGAGCTGCGGGGGACTATGGGCAACATGTTCAGCTTCGCCGCGGTCATGGGCGCCCTGGACATGGCCCAG GTCTCCCGGTTGGAGCAGACATGGGTGATGCTGCGGCAGCGATACACGGAGGGTGCCATCCTGTACGAGAAGAAGCTCAAGCCTTTTCTCAAGAGCCTCAACGAGGGCAAAG AAGGCCCACCACTGAGCAACACTACCTTTCCCCACGTGCTGCCACTCATCAGTCTGCTGGAATGTGACTCGGCCCCTGCAGAAGGCCCAGAGCCCTGGGGTAGCACGGAGCATGGCGTGGAGGTGGTGCTGGCTCACCTGGAGGCTGCCCGCACAGTAGCACACCACGGGGGCCTCTACCACACCAATGCCGAGGTCAAACTGCAGG GGTTCCAGGCCCGGCCAGAGCTACTGGAGGTGTTCAGCACTGAGTTCCAGATGCGCCTCCTCTGGGGCAGCCAGGGCGCCAGCAGCAGCCAGGCCCGGCGCTATGAGAAGTTTGACAAGGTCCTCACTGCCCTGTCCCACAAACTGGAGCCTGCCGTCCGTTCCAGCGAGCTGTGA
- the Sh2d3c gene encoding SH2 domain-containing protein 3C isoform X3, producing MTAVGLRCPAPGSRGATGELEAAGDYVKFSKEKYILDSSPEKLHKELEEELKLSSTDLRSHAWYHGRIPREVSETLVQRNGDFLIRDSLTSLGDYVLTCRWRNQALHFKINKVVVKAGESYTHIQYLFEQESFDHVPALVRYHVGSRKAVSEQSGAIIYCPVNRTFPLRYLEASYGLGQGSGKAASPASPSGSKGSHMKRRSVTMTDGLTADKVTRSDGCPTSTSLPHPRDSIRNCALSMDQIPDLHSPLSPISESPSSPAYSTVTRVHATPAVPSATALPASPVTRRSSEPQLCPGSAPKPPGELDKGPHASPTHTLCKASPSPSLSSYSDPDSGHYCQLQPPVRGSREWAAVEASNRQAKSYGERLKELSENGTPEGDWGKAFTVPVVESTSSFNPATFQSLLIPKDNRPLEVGLLRKVKELLSEVDARTLARHVTKVDCLVARILGVTKEMQTLMGVRWGMELLTLPHGRQLRLDLLERFHTMSIMLAVDILGCTGSAEERAALLHKTIQLAAELRGTMGNMFSFAAVMGALDMAQVSRLEQTWVMLRQRYTEGAILYEKKLKPFLKSLNEGKEGPPLSNTTFPHVLPLISLLECDSAPAEGPEPWGSTEHGVEVVLAHLEAARTVAHHGGLYHTNAEVKLQGFQARPELLEVFSTEFQMRLLWGSQGASSSQARRYEKFDKVLTALSHKLEPAVRSSEL from the exons ttctccaaggaaaaataCATTCTGGACTCCTCGCCAGAAAAACTGCACAAGGAGCTGGAGGAAGAACTGAAGCTTAGCAGCACAGACCTCCGCAGCCATGCCTGGTACCATGGCCGCATCCCCCGAGAG GTCTCAGAAACCCTGGTGCAGCGCAATGGTGACTTTCTCATCCGGGACTCACTTACCAGCCTGGGGGACTATGTGCTCACCTGCCGCTGGCGCAACCAGGCCTTGCATTTCAAGATCAACAAGGTGGTGGTGAAGGCAGGCGAGAGCTATACCCACATCCAGTACCTGTTTGAGCAGGAGAGCTTCGATCACGTGCCTGCCCTCGTGCGCTATCATGTGGGCAGTCGCAAGGCTGTGTCAGAGCAGAGCGGAGCCATCATCTACTGCCCTGTCAACCGCACCTTCCCACTGCGCTACCTTGAGGCCAGCTATGGCCTGGGCCAGGGCAGTGGCAAGGCTGCCAGTCCTGCCAGCCCCTCAGGTTCCAAAGGCAGCCACATGAAGCGGCGCAGTGTCACCATGACTGACGGGCTCACTGCTGACAAGGTCACACGCAGCGATGGCTGCCCTACCAG CACATCACTGCCCCATCCCCGGGACTCCATCCGCAACTGTGCCCTCAGCATGGACCAGATCCCAGACCTGCACTCGCCCCTGTCCCCCATCTCTGAGAGCCCCAGCTCCCCCGCCTACAGCACTG TAACCCGTGTCCACGCCACCCCTGCAGTCCCATCTGCCACAGCACTGCCAGCCTCCCCTGTTACCCGCCGCTCCAGTGAGCCCCAGCTATGTCCTGGAAGTGCCCCAAAGCCCCCTGGGGAGTTGGACAAGGGTCCTCATGCCAGTCCCACCCACACCCTCTGCAAGGCCTCTCCATCACCATCACTCAGTAGCTACAGCGACCCGGACTCTGGCCATTACTGCCAGCTCCAGCCTCCTGTCCGTGGCAGCCGAGAGTGGGCAGCAGTGGAGGCCTCTAACCGGCAGGCCAAGAGCTATGGGGAGAGGCTAAAAGAACTGTCAGAAAATGGGACCCCTGAGGGGGATTGGGGCAAGGCCTTCACAGTCCCTGTTGTGGAATCCACTTCTTCCTTCAACCCGGCCACCTTCCAGTCACTACTGATCCCCAAGGATAACCGGCCACTGGAGGTGGGCCTTCTGCGCAAGGTCAAGGAGCTGCTGTCAGAGGTAGACGCACGGACACTGGCTCGGCATGTCACCAAGGTTGACTGCCTG GTTGCTAGGATACTGGGCGTTACCAAGGAGATGCAGACCCTAATGGGAGTCCGTTGGGGCATGGAGCTGCTCACCCTCCCCCATGGCCGGCAGCTACGACTAGACCTGCTGGAAAG GTTCCACACCATGTCCATCATGCTGGCGGTGGACATTCTTGGCTGCACGGGCTCCGCGGAGGAGCGGGCGGCGCTCCTGCACAAGACCATCCAGCTGGCGGCGGAGCTGCGGGGGACTATGGGCAACATGTTCAGCTTCGCCGCGGTCATGGGCGCCCTGGACATGGCCCAG GTCTCCCGGTTGGAGCAGACATGGGTGATGCTGCGGCAGCGATACACGGAGGGTGCCATCCTGTACGAGAAGAAGCTCAAGCCTTTTCTCAAGAGCCTCAACGAGGGCAAAG AAGGCCCACCACTGAGCAACACTACCTTTCCCCACGTGCTGCCACTCATCAGTCTGCTGGAATGTGACTCGGCCCCTGCAGAAGGCCCAGAGCCCTGGGGTAGCACGGAGCATGGCGTGGAGGTGGTGCTGGCTCACCTGGAGGCTGCCCGCACAGTAGCACACCACGGGGGCCTCTACCACACCAATGCCGAGGTCAAACTGCAGG GGTTCCAGGCCCGGCCAGAGCTACTGGAGGTGTTCAGCACTGAGTTCCAGATGCGCCTCCTCTGGGGCAGCCAGGGCGCCAGCAGCAGCCAGGCCCGGCGCTATGAGAAGTTTGACAAGGTCCTCACTGCCCTGTCCCACAAACTGGAGCCTGCCGTCCGTTCCAGCGAGCTGTGA
- the Sh2d3c gene encoding SH2 domain-containing protein 3C isoform X4 — MTERCSLWSALSAAACCFYRGSFVQVQFSKEKYILDSSPEKLHKELEEELKLSSTDLRSHAWYHGRIPREVSETLVQRNGDFLIRDSLTSLGDYVLTCRWRNQALHFKINKVVVKAGESYTHIQYLFEQESFDHVPALVRYHVGSRKAVSEQSGAIIYCPVNRTFPLRYLEASYGLGQGSGKAASPASPSGSKGSHMKRRSVTMTDGLTADKVTRSDGCPTSTSLPHPRDSIRNCALSMDQIPDLHSPLSPISESPSSPAYSTVTRVHATPAVPSATALPASPVTRRSSEPQLCPGSAPKPPGELDKGPHASPTHTLCKASPSPSLSSYSDPDSGHYCQLQPPVRGSREWAAVEASNRQAKSYGERLKELSENGTPEGDWGKAFTVPVVESTSSFNPATFQSLLIPKDNRPLEVGLLRKVKELLSEVDARTLARHVTKVDCLVARILGVTKEMQTLMGVRWGMELLTLPHGRQLRLDLLERFHTMSIMLAVDILGCTGSAEERAALLHKTIQLAAELRGTMGNMFSFAAVMGALDMAQVSRLEQTWVMLRQRYTEGAILYEKKLKPFLKSLNEGKEGPPLSNTTFPHVLPLISLLECDSAPAEGPEPWGSTEHGVEVVLAHLEAARTVAHHGGLYHTNAEVKLQGFQARPELLEVFSTEFQMRLLWGSQGASSSQARRYEKFDKVLTALSHKLEPAVRSSEL; from the exons ttctccaaggaaaaataCATTCTGGACTCCTCGCCAGAAAAACTGCACAAGGAGCTGGAGGAAGAACTGAAGCTTAGCAGCACAGACCTCCGCAGCCATGCCTGGTACCATGGCCGCATCCCCCGAGAG GTCTCAGAAACCCTGGTGCAGCGCAATGGTGACTTTCTCATCCGGGACTCACTTACCAGCCTGGGGGACTATGTGCTCACCTGCCGCTGGCGCAACCAGGCCTTGCATTTCAAGATCAACAAGGTGGTGGTGAAGGCAGGCGAGAGCTATACCCACATCCAGTACCTGTTTGAGCAGGAGAGCTTCGATCACGTGCCTGCCCTCGTGCGCTATCATGTGGGCAGTCGCAAGGCTGTGTCAGAGCAGAGCGGAGCCATCATCTACTGCCCTGTCAACCGCACCTTCCCACTGCGCTACCTTGAGGCCAGCTATGGCCTGGGCCAGGGCAGTGGCAAGGCTGCCAGTCCTGCCAGCCCCTCAGGTTCCAAAGGCAGCCACATGAAGCGGCGCAGTGTCACCATGACTGACGGGCTCACTGCTGACAAGGTCACACGCAGCGATGGCTGCCCTACCAG CACATCACTGCCCCATCCCCGGGACTCCATCCGCAACTGTGCCCTCAGCATGGACCAGATCCCAGACCTGCACTCGCCCCTGTCCCCCATCTCTGAGAGCCCCAGCTCCCCCGCCTACAGCACTG TAACCCGTGTCCACGCCACCCCTGCAGTCCCATCTGCCACAGCACTGCCAGCCTCCCCTGTTACCCGCCGCTCCAGTGAGCCCCAGCTATGTCCTGGAAGTGCCCCAAAGCCCCCTGGGGAGTTGGACAAGGGTCCTCATGCCAGTCCCACCCACACCCTCTGCAAGGCCTCTCCATCACCATCACTCAGTAGCTACAGCGACCCGGACTCTGGCCATTACTGCCAGCTCCAGCCTCCTGTCCGTGGCAGCCGAGAGTGGGCAGCAGTGGAGGCCTCTAACCGGCAGGCCAAGAGCTATGGGGAGAGGCTAAAAGAACTGTCAGAAAATGGGACCCCTGAGGGGGATTGGGGCAAGGCCTTCACAGTCCCTGTTGTGGAATCCACTTCTTCCTTCAACCCGGCCACCTTCCAGTCACTACTGATCCCCAAGGATAACCGGCCACTGGAGGTGGGCCTTCTGCGCAAGGTCAAGGAGCTGCTGTCAGAGGTAGACGCACGGACACTGGCTCGGCATGTCACCAAGGTTGACTGCCTG GTTGCTAGGATACTGGGCGTTACCAAGGAGATGCAGACCCTAATGGGAGTCCGTTGGGGCATGGAGCTGCTCACCCTCCCCCATGGCCGGCAGCTACGACTAGACCTGCTGGAAAG GTTCCACACCATGTCCATCATGCTGGCGGTGGACATTCTTGGCTGCACGGGCTCCGCGGAGGAGCGGGCGGCGCTCCTGCACAAGACCATCCAGCTGGCGGCGGAGCTGCGGGGGACTATGGGCAACATGTTCAGCTTCGCCGCGGTCATGGGCGCCCTGGACATGGCCCAG GTCTCCCGGTTGGAGCAGACATGGGTGATGCTGCGGCAGCGATACACGGAGGGTGCCATCCTGTACGAGAAGAAGCTCAAGCCTTTTCTCAAGAGCCTCAACGAGGGCAAAG AAGGCCCACCACTGAGCAACACTACCTTTCCCCACGTGCTGCCACTCATCAGTCTGCTGGAATGTGACTCGGCCCCTGCAGAAGGCCCAGAGCCCTGGGGTAGCACGGAGCATGGCGTGGAGGTGGTGCTGGCTCACCTGGAGGCTGCCCGCACAGTAGCACACCACGGGGGCCTCTACCACACCAATGCCGAGGTCAAACTGCAGG GGTTCCAGGCCCGGCCAGAGCTACTGGAGGTGTTCAGCACTGAGTTCCAGATGCGCCTCCTCTGGGGCAGCCAGGGCGCCAGCAGCAGCCAGGCCCGGCGCTATGAGAAGTTTGACAAGGTCCTCACTGCCCTGTCCCACAAACTGGAGCCTGCCGTCCGTTCCAGCGAGCTGTGA
- the Tor2a gene encoding prosalusin isoform X2 — MAAATRGCRPWGSLLGLLGLVSAAAAAWDLASLRCNFGSFCECDFRPDLPGLECDLAQHLAGQHLAKALVVKSLKAFVQDPAPTKPLVLSLHGWTGTGKSYVSSLLAHYLFQGGLRSPHVHHFSPIIHFPHPSHIERYKKDLKSWVQGNLTACGRSLFLFDEMDKLPPGLMKVLQPFLGSSWVVYGTNYRKAIFIFISLVPHDFSNTGGEQINQVALEAWRSRKDREEIGLQELEPAISRAVLDNPHHGFWRSGILEEHLLDAVVPFLPLQRHHVRHCVLNELAQLGLEPQEEVVQAVLDSTTFFPEEEQLFSSNGCKTVASRIALFL, encoded by the exons ATGGCGGCTGCGACGCGCGGCTGCCGGCCCTGGGGCTCGCTCCTCGGGCTCCTCGGGCTGGTCTCAGCCGCGGCCGCCGCCTGGGACTTGGCTTCGCTGCGCTGCAACTTCGGCTCCTTTTGCGAATGCGACTTTCGGCCCGACTTGCCGG GTCTGGAATGTGACCTGGCTCAGCACCTAGCTGGCCAGCATCTGGCCAAGGCACTAGTGGTGAAGTCGCTGAAGGCCTTTGTGCAGGACCCAGCCCCCACCAAGCCGCTGGTCCTCTCCCTGCACGGCTGGACTGGTACTGGCAAGTCCTACGTCAGCTCCCTGCTGGCACACTACCTCTTTCAGGGTGGCCTCCGTAGCCCCCATGTGCACCACTTTTCTCCCATCATCCACTTTCCACACCCCAGTCACATTGAACGCTACAAG AAGGATCTTAAGAGCTGGGTCCAGGGGAACCTCACTGCCTGTGGCCgctccctcttcctctttgaTGAGATGGACAAACTGCCCCCTGGCCTTATGAAGGTCCTACAACCGTTCCTGGGCTCCTCCTGGGTTGTGTACGGGACCAACTATCGCAAAGCCATCTTCATTTTCATCAG CCTGGTCCCCCATGATTTTAGTAACACTGGTGGTGAGCAGATCAACCAGGTGGCCTTGGAAGCGTGGCGCAGCCGCAAGGACCGCGAGGAGATTGGCCTGCAGGAGCTGGAGCCAGCCATCTCCCGTGCTGTGCTGGACAACCCACACC ATGGCTTCTGGCGCTCAGGCATCTTAGAGGAGCACCTGCTGGATGCTGTGGTGCCCTTCCTCCCGCTCCAGAGGCACCATGTACGGCACTGCGTGCTCAACGAGCTGGCCCAGCTAGGCCTGGAGCCTCAGGAGGAGGTGGTTCAGGCTGTGCTGGACAGCACCACCTTCTTCCCTGAGGAGGAGCAGCTCTTTTCCTCCAATGGCTGCAAGACCGTGGCCTCCCGAATAGCCTTGTTCCTCTGA
- the Tor2a gene encoding prosalusin isoform X4 has product MAAATRGCRPWGSLLGLLGLVSAAAAAWDLASLRCNFGSFCECDFRPDLPGLECDLAQHLAGQHLAKALVVKSLKAFVQDPAPTKPLVLSLHGWTGTGKSYVSSLLAHYLFQGGLRSPHVHHFSPIIHFPHPSHIERYKKDLKSWVQGNLTACGRSLFLFDEMDKLPPGLMKVLQPFLGSSWVVYGTNYRKAIFIFISNTGGEQINQVALEAWRSRKDREEIGLQELEPAISRAVLDNPHREWLLALRHLRGAPAGCCGALPPAPEAPCTALRAQRAGPARPGASGGGGSGCAGQHHLLP; this is encoded by the exons ATGGCGGCTGCGACGCGCGGCTGCCGGCCCTGGGGCTCGCTCCTCGGGCTCCTCGGGCTGGTCTCAGCCGCGGCCGCCGCCTGGGACTTGGCTTCGCTGCGCTGCAACTTCGGCTCCTTTTGCGAATGCGACTTTCGGCCCGACTTGCCGG GTCTGGAATGTGACCTGGCTCAGCACCTAGCTGGCCAGCATCTGGCCAAGGCACTAGTGGTGAAGTCGCTGAAGGCCTTTGTGCAGGACCCAGCCCCCACCAAGCCGCTGGTCCTCTCCCTGCACGGCTGGACTGGTACTGGCAAGTCCTACGTCAGCTCCCTGCTGGCACACTACCTCTTTCAGGGTGGCCTCCGTAGCCCCCATGTGCACCACTTTTCTCCCATCATCCACTTTCCACACCCCAGTCACATTGAACGCTACAAG AAGGATCTTAAGAGCTGGGTCCAGGGGAACCTCACTGCCTGTGGCCgctccctcttcctctttgaTGAGATGGACAAACTGCCCCCTGGCCTTATGAAGGTCCTACAACCGTTCCTGGGCTCCTCCTGGGTTGTGTACGGGACCAACTATCGCAAAGCCATCTTCATTTTCATCAG TAACACTGGTGGTGAGCAGATCAACCAGGTGGCCTTGGAAGCGTGGCGCAGCCGCAAGGACCGCGAGGAGATTGGCCTGCAGGAGCTGGAGCCAGCCATCTCCCGTGCTGTGCTGGACAACCCACACCGTGA ATGGCTTCTGGCGCTCAGGCATCTTAGAGGAGCACCTGCTGGATGCTGTGGTGCCCTTCCTCCCGCTCCAGAGGCACCATGTACGGCACTGCGTGCTCAACGAGCTGGCCCAGCTAGGCCTGGAGCCTCAGGAGGAGGTGGTTCAGGCTGTGCTGGACAGCACCACCTTCTTCCCTGA
- the Tor2a gene encoding prosalusin isoform X3, with protein MAAATRGCRPWGSLLGLLGLVSAAAAAWDLASLRCNFGSFCECDFRPDLPGLECDLAQHLAGQHLAKALVVKSLKAFVQDPAPTKPLVLSLHGWTGTGKSYVSSLLAHYLFQGGLRSPHVHHFSPIIHFPHPSHIERYKKDLKSWVQGNLTACGRSLFLFDEMDKLPPGLMKVLQPFLGSSWVVYGTNYRKAIFIFISNTGGEQINQVALEAWRSRKDREEIGLQELEPAISRAVLDNPHHGFWRSGILEEHLLDAVVPFLPLQRHHVRHCVLNELAQLGLEPQEEVVQAVLDSTTFFPEEEQLFSSNGCKTVASRIALFL; from the exons ATGGCGGCTGCGACGCGCGGCTGCCGGCCCTGGGGCTCGCTCCTCGGGCTCCTCGGGCTGGTCTCAGCCGCGGCCGCCGCCTGGGACTTGGCTTCGCTGCGCTGCAACTTCGGCTCCTTTTGCGAATGCGACTTTCGGCCCGACTTGCCGG GTCTGGAATGTGACCTGGCTCAGCACCTAGCTGGCCAGCATCTGGCCAAGGCACTAGTGGTGAAGTCGCTGAAGGCCTTTGTGCAGGACCCAGCCCCCACCAAGCCGCTGGTCCTCTCCCTGCACGGCTGGACTGGTACTGGCAAGTCCTACGTCAGCTCCCTGCTGGCACACTACCTCTTTCAGGGTGGCCTCCGTAGCCCCCATGTGCACCACTTTTCTCCCATCATCCACTTTCCACACCCCAGTCACATTGAACGCTACAAG AAGGATCTTAAGAGCTGGGTCCAGGGGAACCTCACTGCCTGTGGCCgctccctcttcctctttgaTGAGATGGACAAACTGCCCCCTGGCCTTATGAAGGTCCTACAACCGTTCCTGGGCTCCTCCTGGGTTGTGTACGGGACCAACTATCGCAAAGCCATCTTCATTTTCATCAG TAACACTGGTGGTGAGCAGATCAACCAGGTGGCCTTGGAAGCGTGGCGCAGCCGCAAGGACCGCGAGGAGATTGGCCTGCAGGAGCTGGAGCCAGCCATCTCCCGTGCTGTGCTGGACAACCCACACC ATGGCTTCTGGCGCTCAGGCATCTTAGAGGAGCACCTGCTGGATGCTGTGGTGCCCTTCCTCCCGCTCCAGAGGCACCATGTACGGCACTGCGTGCTCAACGAGCTGGCCCAGCTAGGCCTGGAGCCTCAGGAGGAGGTGGTTCAGGCTGTGCTGGACAGCACCACCTTCTTCCCTGAGGAGGAGCAGCTCTTTTCCTCCAATGGCTGCAAGACCGTGGCCTCCCGAATAGCCTTGTTCCTCTGA
- the Tor2a gene encoding prosalusin isoform X1, translating to MAAATRGCRPWGSLLGLLGLVSAAAAAWDLASLRCNFGSFCECDFRPDLPGLECDLAQHLAGQHLAKALVVKSLKAFVQDPAPTKPLVLSLHGWTGTGKSYVSSLLAHYLFQGGLRSPHVHHFSPIIHFPHPSHIERYKKDLKSWVQGNLTACGRSLFLFDEMDKLPPGLMKVLQPFLGSSWVVYGTNYRKAIFIFISSTGLSCFLRNCFSSQSLHLFWTAGPVNTGGEQINQVALEAWRSRKDREEIGLQELEPAISRAVLDNPHHGFWRSGILEEHLLDAVVPFLPLQRHHVRHCVLNELAQLGLEPQEEVVQAVLDSTTFFPEEEQLFSSNGCKTVASRIALFL from the exons ATGGCGGCTGCGACGCGCGGCTGCCGGCCCTGGGGCTCGCTCCTCGGGCTCCTCGGGCTGGTCTCAGCCGCGGCCGCCGCCTGGGACTTGGCTTCGCTGCGCTGCAACTTCGGCTCCTTTTGCGAATGCGACTTTCGGCCCGACTTGCCGG GTCTGGAATGTGACCTGGCTCAGCACCTAGCTGGCCAGCATCTGGCCAAGGCACTAGTGGTGAAGTCGCTGAAGGCCTTTGTGCAGGACCCAGCCCCCACCAAGCCGCTGGTCCTCTCCCTGCACGGCTGGACTGGTACTGGCAAGTCCTACGTCAGCTCCCTGCTGGCACACTACCTCTTTCAGGGTGGCCTCCGTAGCCCCCATGTGCACCACTTTTCTCCCATCATCCACTTTCCACACCCCAGTCACATTGAACGCTACAAG AAGGATCTTAAGAGCTGGGTCCAGGGGAACCTCACTGCCTGTGGCCgctccctcttcctctttgaTGAGATGGACAAACTGCCCCCTGGCCTTATGAAGGTCCTACAACCGTTCCTGGGCTCCTCCTGGGTTGTGTACGGGACCAACTATCGCAAAGCCATCTTCATTTTCATCAG CTCTACAGGTCTGAGCTGTTTCCTCAGGAACTGCTTTAGTTCTCAGAGCCTCCATCTCTTCTGGACAGCTGGGCCAGT TAACACTGGTGGTGAGCAGATCAACCAGGTGGCCTTGGAAGCGTGGCGCAGCCGCAAGGACCGCGAGGAGATTGGCCTGCAGGAGCTGGAGCCAGCCATCTCCCGTGCTGTGCTGGACAACCCACACC ATGGCTTCTGGCGCTCAGGCATCTTAGAGGAGCACCTGCTGGATGCTGTGGTGCCCTTCCTCCCGCTCCAGAGGCACCATGTACGGCACTGCGTGCTCAACGAGCTGGCCCAGCTAGGCCTGGAGCCTCAGGAGGAGGTGGTTCAGGCTGTGCTGGACAGCACCACCTTCTTCCCTGAGGAGGAGCAGCTCTTTTCCTCCAATGGCTGCAAGACCGTGGCCTCCCGAATAGCCTTGTTCCTCTGA